In a genomic window of Helianthus annuus cultivar XRQ/B chromosome 10, HanXRQr2.0-SUNRISE, whole genome shotgun sequence:
- the LOC110883784 gene encoding acetylglutamate kinase, chloroplastic, whose translation MSAAAAAKTLVFSPSILKSPNPKTPKPSRFSSLRIQSSSSSQQTLTQTLTTTTPAKTRVKILSEALPFIQSFRGKTVVVKYGGAAMKSEALQASVIADLVLLSCIGLRIVFVHGGGPEINHWLNRLGIQSSFLNGLRVTDASTMEIVSMVLVGKVNKHLVGFINKAGATAVGLCGTDGRIFTAVPSPHADQLGFVGEIASVDTSVLEPLVKDGYIPVIASVAADGTGQSYNINADTAAGELAAALGAEKLLLLTDVAGILEDKDDPGSLVKEIDVGGVRRMMDDGKIAGGMIPKVSCCVKALGKGVKTASIIDGRLDHSLLLEILTDGGAGTMIIG comes from the coding sequence ATGtctgcagcagcagcagcaaaaaCCCTTGTCTTCAGCCCTTCAATCCTCAAATCCCCAAACCCTAAAACCCCAAAACCCTCAAGATTCTCATCACTACGTAtccaatcatcatcatcatctcaacAAACACTAACACAAACCCTCACAACAACAACACCCGCCAAAACCCGTGTCAAAATCCTCTCAGAAGCCCTCCCATTCATCCAAAGCTTCCGCGGTAAAACCGTAGTGGTCAAATACGGCGGCGCCGCCATGAAATCAGAGGCCCTGCAAGCCTCCGTAATAGCCGATCTTGTTCTACTCTCCTGCATTGGTCTCCGTATTGTGTTTGTTCATGGTGGGGGACCTGAGATTAACCACTGGCTAAACCGCTTGGGGATTCAGTCGAGTTTTTTAAACGGGTTGAGGGTTACTGATGCTTCAACCATGGAGATTGTTTCAATGGTTTTGGTTGGTAAGGTGAATAAGCATTTGGTCGGGTTTATTAATAAAGCCGGTGCGACTGCGGTCGGGTTGTGTGGAACAGATGGGCGGATATTTACGGCTGTGCCATCACCGCATGCCGATCAGCTGGGGTTTGTCGGAGAAATTGCGAGTGTGGATACTTCGGTGTTGGAGCCGTTGGTGAAGGACGGGTACATACCGGTTATTGCTTCGGTGGCAGCGGATGGGACGGGGCAGAGTTATAATATTAATGCGGATACGGCTGCAGGGGAGCTGGCGGCGGCGTTAGGGGCGGAGAAGTTGTTGTTGTTGACGGATGTGGCGGGGATATTGGAGGACAAGGATGATCCGGGGAGTTTGGTTAAGGAGATTGATGTGGGTGGAGTGAGGAGGATGATGGATGATGGGAAGATTGCGGGTGGGATGATTCCGAAGGTGAGTTGTTGTGTGAAGGCGTTGGGGAAAGGGGTGAAGACTGCGAGTATTATTGATGGGCGGTTGGATCATTCGTTGTTGTTGGAGATTCTTACGGATGGAGGGGCTGGGACGATGATTATCGGGTAA
- the LOC110887062 gene encoding prostatic spermine-binding protein-like has product MIEITSLDDDEDEDDEYDDEDDDDDEDEDDDDDEDEDDDDDEDDDEDEDDDENDDEDENDDEDENNDEDENDDEDENDDEDENNDEDENDDEDDDADGDEDDNDDDDDDDEDDEDEDEDDEYDDKDDEYDDKYEDKK; this is encoded by the exons ATGATTGAAATCACAAGTCTG GACGATGACGAGGACGAGGACGATGAATATGATGACGAGGACGATGACGATGATGAGGACGAGGACGATGACGATGATGAGGACGAGGACGATGACGATGATGAGGACGATGACGAGGACGAGGACGATGACGAGAACGATGACGAGGACGAGAACGATGACGAGGACGAGAACAATGATGAGGACGAGAACGATGACGAGGACGAGAACGATGACGAGGACGAGAACAATGATGAGGACGAGAACGATGACGAGGATGATGACGCTGACGGTGATGAGGACGAtaacgatgacgatgacgatgacgatgaagACGACGAGGACGAGGACGAGGACGACGAATACGATGACAAAGACGATGAATATGATGACAAGTACGAGGACAAAAAATAA
- the LOC110887061 gene encoding uncharacterized mitochondrial protein AtMg00810-like, protein MAISLRTFIWNNQKALLMLVFHLIRSDPSLFVFNQNSCVMYLLVYVDDLILTGNQSTALQTFISCLNTEFAIKDLGKLNYFLGLEVTYTTSGLFLNQSKYTKDILARAKMLEAKPAPIPLSTNVSFVFVGDPYPDVTHYRSIVGALQYLTITRPDISYAVNQARCLETRRSTYGYSIFFGGNLISWSAKNQPTVARSSCESEYRAIANTAAEIVWLTHLLQELHALPLDKPTILCDNQSAIFLTQNPVSHKRAKHIDLDYHFLRELVTAGKLVTKFVPTKLQVADIFTKSLPSH, encoded by the exons ATGGCCATCTCACTGAGAACGTTTATATGGAACAACCAAAAGGCTTTGTTGATGCTTGTTTTCCATCTTAT TCGTTCGGATCCTTCTCTATTTGTGTTCAACCAAAATTCTTGTGTCATGTATCTTCTTGTTTATGTGGATGATCTCATCCTGACTGGGAATCAATCTACTGCTCTTCAAACTTTTATCTCCTGCCTCAACACTGAATTTGCCATAAAAGATCTGGGGAAACTTAATTATTTTCTAGGACTGGAGGTTACTTACACGACGAGTGGCTTATTCTTGAATCAGTCCAAATACACTAAAGATATTCTTGCTCGAGCAAAAATGTTGGAGGCGAAACCTGCCCCAATTCCTTTAAGCACTaatgtttcttttgtttttgtAGGTGATCCATATCCAGATGTTACTCATTATCGTTCGATTGTTGGTGCTTTGCAGTACTTGACAATTACGAGACCTGACATATCGTATGCAGTAAATCAA GCTCGTTGTTTGGAAACACGTCGCTCCACTTATGGTTATTCTATATTTTTTGGGGGAAATCTTATATCTTGGAGTGCTAAGAACCAACCAACTGTTGCTAGATCAAGTTGTGAATCTGAGTATCGTGCCATAGCAAACACGGCTGCTGAAATTGTTTGGTTGACGCatcttcttcaagaacttcatgcaTTACCTCTTGACAAGCCCACTATTCTTTGTGATAATCAAAGTGCTATTTTTCTCACGCAAAATCCTGTTTCTCACAAGCGGGCTAAACATATTGATCTTGATTATCATTTTTTACGTGAGCTTGTTACTGCCGGGAAACTTGTCACCAAATTTGTGCCAACCAAGCTTCAGGTTGCGGACATCTTCACGAAAAGTCTTCCTTCTCATTAG
- the LOC118483310 gene encoding uncharacterized protein LOC118483310 — MASPVSSISSISSMSSSSSSEWYSSSSEEDVIMHNMIMNAAQVFMAAAEGSSQPLTRRAKYNRDQEAGHDKLVADYFADEPVYPAEIFRRRFRMSRQLFLRIADDMAQSDPAIGKELEVRFVSLLPRNSTKC, encoded by the exons ATGGCTTCACCcgtttcttccatttcttcaatttcttctatgtcttcatcgtcttcgtccgagtggtattcatcatcttcggaagaggatgttattatgcacaacatgattatgaacgcggctcaggTGTTCATGGCAGCCGCTGAAGGGTCGTCCCAACCGCTAACCAGACGAGCAAAATATaaccgagaccaagaag ccggccacgataaactagtagccgattattttgccgacgaacccgtgtacccaGCCGAGATTTTTCGACGTCGTTTCCGCATGAGTCGTCAACTGTTCTTACGTATTGCAGACGACATGgcccagtctgatcc GGCAATTGGAAAGGAATTAGAAGTTCGGTTTGTCAGCTTGCTTCCAAGAAACTCCACGAAATGTTAA
- the LOC110883783 gene encoding protein DETOXIFICATION 27, which translates to MNNPAAEDELSHGLLHAPPVSESPKPRFWLESQKLWYIVGPSIFSRVATFTMNVVTQAFAGHLGDVELAAITISTGVIVGFNFGLLLGMASALETLCGQAFGAKRYGMLGIYMQRSWIVLLICCIVTLPFYIYATPILKFLGQSDEIAELSGLAAIWLIPQHFSFAFLFPVQRFLQSQIKTPVLAWVSLVILAIHILLTWLFMNVFHFGIVGTVVALDISWWLNFVCLFSYTALGGCPLTWNGFSMQAFSGLWEFVKLSAASGVMLCLENWYYRVLILMTAFLKNATIAVDAISICMNINGWEMMIPLAFFAGIGVRVSNELGAGNGNGAKYATFVAILHSTVIGLVFCVLIVVFHNKFALIFSSSTVVLDAVDNMAWLLAATILLNSIQPVISGVAVGSGWQSWVAYINLGSYYLVGLPVGIVLGLILHLGVEGIWGGMIFGGTALQTIILGIMTIRCDWENEAQKAVAKYSNLK; encoded by the exons ATGAATAATCCGGCAGCCGAAGATGAACTGAGCCATGGACTATTACATGCGCCACCGGTTAGCGAAAGCCCGAAACCAAGATTTTGGCTAGAATCACAGAAGCTATGGTACATAGTTGGTCCTTCCATCTTCAGCCGTGTCGCCACCTTTACGATGAACGTGGTCACCCAAGCGTTCGCTGGCCACCTAGGCGACGTTGAACTCGCCGCTATCACCATCTCCACTGGCGTCATCGTTGGCTTCAATTTCGGCCTACTT CTCGGAATGGCTAGTGCACTCGAGACGTTGTGTGGACAAGCGTTTGGCGCGAAAAGGTACGGCATGCTGGGAATATACATGCAACGGTCGTGGATCGTTCTATTGATATGTTGTATAGTGACATTGCCATTCTACATATATGCCACACCGATCCTAAAGTTCTTAGGTCAATCTGATGAGATTGCTGAGTTATCCGGACTAGCCGCTATTTGGCTAATACCACAACACTTTTCGTTTGCGTTCTTGTTCCCAGTGCAACGATTTTTACAAAGCCAAATCAAGACTCCCGTGTTGGCGTGGGTTTCGTTGGTGATTCTCGCCATACATATCTTGCTTACTTGGCTTTTTATGAATGTGTTTCATTTCGGGATTGTTGGGACGGTGGTTGCTTTGGATATTTCATGGTGGTTGAATTTCGTTTGTTTGTTTTCGTATACCGCTCTTGGAGGGTGTCCTTTGACTTGGAATGGTTTTTCTATGCAAGCGTTTTCGGGGTTGTGGGAGTTCGTGAAACTTTCGGCTGCTTCGGGTGTCATGCTTTG TTTGGAGAATTGGTACTATCGAGTATTGATACTAATGACTGCATTTCTAAAGAATGCCACCATTGCTGTGGATGCGATATCGATTTG TATGAACATCAATGGTTGGGAAATGATGATTCCTCTTGCCTTTTTCGCGGGCATCGg AGTAAGAGTGTCGAATGAGCTTGGTGCTGGTAATGGGAATGGGGCGAAATATGCAACATTTGTGGCTATATTGCATTCAACTGTCATCGGGCTAGTATTTTGTGTATTAATAGTTGTATTTCATAACAAGTTCGCTCTAATATTCTCATCGAGCACGGTTGTTCTTGATGCGGTTGATAACATGGCATGGCTCTTAGCTGCCACTATCCTTCTTAACAGCATTCAACCGGTCATCTCTG GAGTAGCAGTAGGTTCGGGATGGCAATCATGGGTTGCGTATATTAATTTGGGCTCGTACTACTTGGTTGGACTACCTGTTGGAATCGTATTGGGCTTGATTTTGCACCTCGGTGTTGAG GGAATATGGGGAGGAATGATTTTTGGTGGAACTGCGTTACAAACGATCATATTAGGGATAATGACCATTCGTTGTGATTGGGAAAATGAG GCTCAAAAGGCAGTCGCAAAATATTCAAATCTAAAATAA